A genomic window from Salvia miltiorrhiza cultivar Shanhuang (shh) chromosome 5, IMPLAD_Smil_shh, whole genome shotgun sequence includes:
- the LOC130985584 gene encoding uncharacterized protein LOC130985584 isoform X5, producing MTSRPTTRNLQLSPLRRPPPSPSPPRSAVILATQPCHARSLSFFFCCSFSIPLELCGFHSSVWFKVNGFHVRLVLILRLISSRSMLERCDWMPLKYSIMCASIVKIYSAVCL from the exons ATGACCAGTCGCCCCACCACCAGAAATCTGCAACTCTCACCGCTGCGCCGGCCACCGCCTTCGCCATCGCCGCCGCGATCTGCCGTGATTCTTGCTACACAGCCatg CCACGCAAggtctctttctttcttcttttgctGCTCTTTTTCTATCCCGCTGGAGCTTTGTGGTTTCCACTCTTCGGTCTGGTTCAAA GTGAATGGGTTTCATGTTCGGTTGGTGCTAATTTTACGCCTCATATCATCACGGTCAATGCTTGAGAG ATGTGATTGGATGCCTTTGAAGTATTCAATTATGTGCGCGAGCATTGTCAAAATATATTCTGCTGTCTGCTTGTGA
- the LOC130985584 gene encoding uncharacterized protein LOC130985584 isoform X6: MTSRPTTRNLQLSPLRRPPPSPSPPRSAVILATQPCHARSLSFFFCCSFSIPLELCGFHSSVWFKVNGFHVRLVLILRLISSRSMLERFFCLLINSMQEVLPQSPRAC, encoded by the exons ATGACCAGTCGCCCCACCACCAGAAATCTGCAACTCTCACCGCTGCGCCGGCCACCGCCTTCGCCATCGCCGCCGCGATCTGCCGTGATTCTTGCTACACAGCCatg CCACGCAAggtctctttctttcttcttttgctGCTCTTTTTCTATCCCGCTGGAGCTTTGTGGTTTCCACTCTTCGGTCTGGTTCAAA GTGAATGGGTTTCATGTTCGGTTGGTGCTAATTTTACGCCTCATATCATCACGGTCAATGCTTGAGAG GTTTTTCTGTTTGTTAATTAACTCAATGCAAGAAGTACTTCCACAATCGCCTCGGGCCTGCTAA
- the LOC130985584 gene encoding uncharacterized protein LOC130985584 isoform X4, protein MTSRPTTRNLQLSPLRRPPPSPSPPRSAVILATQPWSSFYSHARSLSFFFCCSFSIPLELCGFHSSVWFKVNGFHVRLVLILRLISSRSMLERFFCLLINSMQEVLPQSPRAC, encoded by the exons ATGACCAGTCGCCCCACCACCAGAAATCTGCAACTCTCACCGCTGCGCCGGCCACCGCCTTCGCCATCGCCGCCGCGATCTGCCGTGATTCTTGCTACACAGCCatg GTCGTCTTTTTACAGCCACGCAAggtctctttctttcttcttttgctGCTCTTTTTCTATCCCGCTGGAGCTTTGTGGTTTCCACTCTTCGGTCTGGTTCAAA GTGAATGGGTTTCATGTTCGGTTGGTGCTAATTTTACGCCTCATATCATCACGGTCAATGCTTGAGAG GTTTTTCTGTTTGTTAATTAACTCAATGCAAGAAGTACTTCCACAATCGCCTCGGGCCTGCTAA
- the LOC130985584 gene encoding uncharacterized protein LOC130985584 isoform X7 yields the protein MTSRPTTRNLQLSPLRRPPPSPSPPRSAVILATQPWSSFYSHARSLSFFFCCSFSIPLELCGFHSSVWFKVNGFHVRLVLILRLISSRSMLERVDVIGCL from the exons ATGACCAGTCGCCCCACCACCAGAAATCTGCAACTCTCACCGCTGCGCCGGCCACCGCCTTCGCCATCGCCGCCGCGATCTGCCGTGATTCTTGCTACACAGCCatg GTCGTCTTTTTACAGCCACGCAAggtctctttctttcttcttttgctGCTCTTTTTCTATCCCGCTGGAGCTTTGTGGTTTCCACTCTTCGGTCTGGTTCAAA GTGAATGGGTTTCATGTTCGGTTGGTGCTAATTTTACGCCTCATATCATCACGGTCAATGCTTGAGAG AGTAGATGTGATTGGATGCCTTTGA
- the LOC130985584 gene encoding uncharacterized protein LOC130985584 isoform X2: MTSRPTTRNLQLSPLRRPPPSPSPPRSAVILATQPWSSFYSHARSLSFFFCCSFSIPLELCGFHSSVWFKVNGFHVRLVLILRLISSRSMLERCDWMPLKYSIMCASIVKIYSAVCL; this comes from the exons ATGACCAGTCGCCCCACCACCAGAAATCTGCAACTCTCACCGCTGCGCCGGCCACCGCCTTCGCCATCGCCGCCGCGATCTGCCGTGATTCTTGCTACACAGCCatg GTCGTCTTTTTACAGCCACGCAAggtctctttctttcttcttttgctGCTCTTTTTCTATCCCGCTGGAGCTTTGTGGTTTCCACTCTTCGGTCTGGTTCAAA GTGAATGGGTTTCATGTTCGGTTGGTGCTAATTTTACGCCTCATATCATCACGGTCAATGCTTGAGAG ATGTGATTGGATGCCTTTGAAGTATTCAATTATGTGCGCGAGCATTGTCAAAATATATTCTGCTGTCTGCTTGTGA
- the LOC130985584 gene encoding uncharacterized protein LOC130985584 isoform X9 produces MTSRPTTRNLQLSPLRRPPPSPSPPRSAVILATQPWTLDLFELCSRMLDLFKESLLLRLSNRPVQAHSRGEWVSCSVGANFTPHIITVNA; encoded by the exons ATGACCAGTCGCCCCACCACCAGAAATCTGCAACTCTCACCGCTGCGCCGGCCACCGCCTTCGCCATCGCCGCCGCGATCTGCCGTGATTCTTGCTACACAGCCatg GACGCTCGATTTGTTTGAGTTGTGTTCTAGGATGCTCGATCTGTTCAAGGAGTCTCTTCTCTTGAGGCTTAGTAATAGACCAGTCCAGGCTCATAGTCGAG GTGAATGGGTTTCATGTTCGGTTGGTGCTAATTTTACGCCTCATATCATCACGGTCAATGCTTGA
- the LOC130985584 gene encoding uncharacterized protein LOC130985584 isoform X3 has translation MTSRPTTRNLQLSPLRRPPPSPSPPRSAVILATQPWSSFYSHARSLSFFFCCSFSIPLELCGFHSSVCIVSKFAVKEFKVPLNPVPTSVTHCGEWVSCSVGANFTPHIITVNA, from the exons ATGACCAGTCGCCCCACCACCAGAAATCTGCAACTCTCACCGCTGCGCCGGCCACCGCCTTCGCCATCGCCGCCGCGATCTGCCGTGATTCTTGCTACACAGCCatg GTCGTCTTTTTACAGCCACGCAAggtctctttctttcttcttttgctGCTCTTTTTCTATCCCGCTGGAGCTTTGTGGTTTCCACTCTTCGGTCTG TATAGTTTCGAAATTCGCGGTCAAGGAATTCAAAGTGCCTCTCAATCCAGTTCCAACATCAGTGACGCACTGCG GTGAATGGGTTTCATGTTCGGTTGGTGCTAATTTTACGCCTCATATCATCACGGTCAATGCTTGA
- the LOC130985584 gene encoding uncharacterized protein LOC130985584 isoform X8, with translation MTSRPTTRNLQLSPLRRPPPSPSPPRSAVILATQPCHARSLSFFFCCSFSIPLELCGFHSSVWFKVNGFHVRLVLILRLISSRSMLERVDVIGCL, from the exons ATGACCAGTCGCCCCACCACCAGAAATCTGCAACTCTCACCGCTGCGCCGGCCACCGCCTTCGCCATCGCCGCCGCGATCTGCCGTGATTCTTGCTACACAGCCatg CCACGCAAggtctctttctttcttcttttgctGCTCTTTTTCTATCCCGCTGGAGCTTTGTGGTTTCCACTCTTCGGTCTGGTTCAAA GTGAATGGGTTTCATGTTCGGTTGGTGCTAATTTTACGCCTCATATCATCACGGTCAATGCTTGAGAG AGTAGATGTGATTGGATGCCTTTGA
- the LOC130985584 gene encoding uncharacterized protein LOC130985584 isoform X1, with translation MTSRPTTRNLQLSPLRRPPPSPSPPRSAVILATQPWTLDLFELCSRMLDLFKESLLLRLSNRPVQAHSRGKFGLYSLVVDSVVDDGDRKGLILKLKNGLFQEIQGNSSYSFSTIQKKKQFSFTQNAN, from the exons ATGACCAGTCGCCCCACCACCAGAAATCTGCAACTCTCACCGCTGCGCCGGCCACCGCCTTCGCCATCGCCGCCGCGATCTGCCGTGATTCTTGCTACACAGCCatg GACGCTCGATTTGTTTGAGTTGTGTTCTAGGATGCTCGATCTGTTCAAGGAGTCTCTTCTCTTGAGGCTTAGTAATAGACCAGTCCAGGCTCATAGTCGAGGCAAGTTTGGTCTATATTCTTTAGTGGTTGATAGTGTTGTTGATGATGGTGATAGAAAAGGTCTTATCTTGAAGTTAAAGAATGGACTTTTTCAAGAAATCCAAGGAAATTCTTCTTATTCTTTTAGTacgatccaaaaaaaaaaacaattcagTTTTACTCAAAATGCTAActaa